A genome region from Cryptosporidium parvum Iowa II chromosome 8, whole genome shotgun sequence includes the following:
- a CDS encoding shares a domain with a conserved HREF motif with the CWF15 protein that is involved in mRNA splicing: MNGHSVNRYTIESRKLHKSDQRGHLTLKYRRDNNETKKNESVIRIDRDIKQYSGTNFASNEKSDSSNFEVSDDNQIVKETTHLSPTKDELLESEGELELELESGSEKEELDDDEELLKELEKIKKERVEREKEKKNNDIKLMMQNNPLLEEYNESDRDKVDHDESDREEYILKKRWTEDTVFRNQNRVSQPKKRFINDILHSDQHREFMRKYIL, from the coding sequence ATGAATGGACATTCCGTCAATAGGTACACAATTGAATCTAGGAAGCTCCATAAGTCTGATCAAAGAGGGCATTTAACTTTAAAGTATAGAAGAGATAACAATGaaactaaaaaaaatgagtcAGTAATTAGGATTGATAGAGATATTAAACAGTATAGTGGTACTAATTTTGCCTCTAATGAAAAAAGtgattcttcaaattttgaagtAAGTGATGATAATCAAATTGTAAAAGAAACAACTCACTTAAGCCCTACAAAAGATGAACTTCTAGAGAGTGAGGGTGAATTAGAGCTTGAGCTGGAGAGTGGAAGCGAAAAAGAAGAGTtggatgatgatgaagagctacttaaagaattagaaaaaatcaagaaagaaagagtagagagagaaaaagaaaaaaaaaacaatgatatcaaattaatgatgCAAAACAATCCATTACTAGaagaatataatgaaaGTGATAGGGATAAAGTTGATCATGATGAATCTGATAGAGAAGAATATATTCTAAAGAAAAGGTGGACGGAAGATACTGTTTTTAGAAACCAAAATAGAGTTTCTCAACctaaaaaaagatttattaatgacATTTTACATAGTGATCAACATAGAGAATTTATGAGAAAGTATATTTTATAG
- a CDS encoding RAD25, helicase involved in DNA repair, whose amino-acid sequence MDLTTKLSRFVINYDPSSNDGEPLPLACDSQQVVLKPFRDYSSELKLKSDHDKRPIWVFPDGLIIIETFHQSSKAACEFLVTISEPLSRPELIHEYQLTIFSLYAAVSLGITVDSIIETLGKFSKNEIPDTLVNTIRGHCKLFGKLKIVLLEGRYFVEATSRQELSYLLSDERIKSARIIRKVNNSLSNSSIKVLNNSESKPEEEDANKSDFNITQAPSLNPKDLAFKITENPNKDKDNYESSGNSLLQTNPNSSSNSNSNNMIYSFEISGDKVDIVTMASFVSLHRPLLSEYDFRSDIKNPNLDISLKHTTQIRYYQEQALRMMFSNGRARSGIIVLPCGAGKTLTGITAACTMRKSVLILTTSAVAVSQWKFQFEQYTTVDPNKVHCLTSSNKEPLGPTSEAVVLVTTYTMMAFTGKRSASSSQIISQIQEREWGLLIFDEVQFAPAPAFRRINGIVKAHCKLGLTATLVREDDLIQDLQWLIGPKLYEANWMELQDRGYLAKALCSEVWCPMTASYYREYLDCSHAKKRKLWVCNPNKLRVCEFLIHWHEQRGDKILVFSDSLFALINIAVALKKPFVCGSVDTLERIKILQQFKENPNFNTIFLSKVGDNAIDIPLANVVIQISFNFASRRQEAQRLGRILRPKPYSGMKSGKVINKTSDSPNISEQPYNAFFYSLLSKDTEEMEYADKRQQFIIDQGYSYRVITMDSFPLNNENLHYSDIETQEKMLELIKQSDDTLDDDEFGNNIDEIGKISNNSDILSSTITKVSNIDQISSTSSASFSLNLSKNISKNHSVNTNQALKRPTLSLKKSTNKAKINEMHSLFRQFHKNK is encoded by the coding sequence ATGGATTTGACAACAAAGTTATCAAGATTTGTGATCAACTATGACCCTAGTTCTAATGATGGAGAGCCCCTCCCTTTGGCTTGTGACTCTCAACAGGTGGTTTTAAAGCCCTTTAGAGACTATTCttcagaattaaaattaaagtcTGATCATGATAAAAGACCAATATGGGTTTTTCCAGATGGTTTAATTATCATTGAGACTTTTCATCAAAGTAGTAAAGCTGCATGTGAATTTTTGGTGACTATTTCAGAACCTCTTAGTAGACCTGAACTTATACATGAATACCAATTAACCATATTTTCTCTATATGCAGCAGTATCACTAGGAATAACAGTTGACTCTATAATAGAAACACTTGGAAAATTTAGTAAGAATGAGATTCCTGATACTTTGGTTAATACAATTAGAGGTCATTGCAAGCTTTTTGGAAAGTTGAAGATTGTTTTATTAGAAGGAAGATACTTTGTTGAAGCTACAAGTAGACAAGAGTTATCCTATTTACTTTCTGATGAGAGAATTAAGTCTGCtagaattattagaaaagttaataattctttaagtaattcatcaattaaagtattaaataACTCAGAATCAAAGccagaagaagaagatgcTAATAAGTcagattttaatattactcaGGCTCCAAGTTTGAATCCAAAAGATCTTGCTTTCAAGATTACTGAGAATCCTAATAAAGACAAGGATAATTATGAAAGTTCTGGAAATAGCTTATTACAAACAAACCCAAATTCTAGTTCTAATTCAAACTCGAATAATATGATTTATTCCTTTGAAATTTCTGGTGATAAGGTTGATATTGTTACAATGGCATCATTTGTTAGTCTTCATAGACCTCTGTTATCTGAATATGACTTCAGATCTGACATTAAAAATCCTAATCTAGATATTTCCCTTAAACATACTACTCAAATTAGATATTATCAAGAACAAGCTTTAAGAATGATGTTTAGTAATGGACGTGCTAGATCTGGAATCATAGTATTACCATGTGGAGCAGGAAAAACCTTAACAGGTATTACTGCAGCATGTACTATGAGGAAGTCTGTATTGATATTAACAACAAGTGCAGTGGCAGTATCACAATGgaaatttcaatttgaGCAATATACAACAGTGGATCCAAATAAGGTCCATTGCTTAACAAGTAGTAATAAAGAGCCACTTGGCCCTACTTCAGAAGCTGTTGTTCTTGTTACTACGTATACTATGATGGCATTTACAGGAAAAAGAAGTGCTTCTTCTTCTCAGATTATTTCACAAATACAAGAAAGAGAATGGGGTTTACTTATATTTGATGAAGTTCAGTTTGCACCAGCTCCAGCttttagaagaattaaTGGAATTGTCAAAGCTCATTGTAAGTTAGGTTTAACAGCTACACTTGTTAGAGAAGATGATTTGATTCAAGATCTTCAATGGTTAATTGGTCCAAAGTTGTATGAAGCAAATTGGATGGAATTGCAAGATAGAGGATATTTAGCTAAAGCTCTTTGTAGTGAAGTATGGTGTCCAATGACAGCAAGCTATTATAGAGAGTATCTGGATTGTTCTCATgcaaagaaaagaaaactATGGGTATGTAATCCAAATAAACTAAGAGTTTGTGAGTTTTTGATACATTGGCATGAACAAAGAGGAGATAAGATTTTAGTTTTCAGTGACTCACTATttgcattaattaatattgcaGTAGCTTTGAAGAAACCATTTGTATGTGGTAGTGTTGATACTTTAGAACgaataaaaattcttcaacaattcaaagaaaatcCCAACTTTAATACTATTTTCCTTTCCAAGGTTGGTGATAATGCAATAGATATTCCTCTTGCAAATGTTGTAATACAGATATCTTTCAATTTTGCATCAAGACGTCAAGAAGCTCAACGTCTTGGTAGAATTCTAAGACCTAAACCATATTCTGGTATGAAATCAGGGAAAGTAATAAACAAGACTTCAGATAGTCCAAATATTTCTGAACAACCATATAATGCtttcttttattcattACTTTCAAAAGATACCGAAGAAATGGAATATGCTGATAAAAGACAGCAATTTATCATTGATCAAGGATATAGCTATAGAGTAATTACTATGGACTCTTTTCCATTGAATAACGAGAATTTGCATTATAGTGATATTGAGACACAAGAAAAGATgcttgaattaattaaacaGAGTGATGATACTTTGGATGATGACGAATTTGggaataatattgatgaaattggaaagatttcaaataatagtGATATTCTCAGCTCAACAATTACAAAGGTATCTAATATAGATCAGATATCATCAACATCATCtgcttcattttctttgaatctATCAAAGAATATAAGTAAAAATCATTCTGTAAATACAAATCAAGCTTTAAAAAGGCCAACATTGTCATTAAAAAAGAGTACAAATAAAGCAAAGATTAATGAAATGCATTCCCTATTTAGGCAATTTCACAAAAATAAGTAA
- a CDS encoding actin-related protein Arp23 like WD 40 repeate protein: LDFLFFLDISLVCEKRNIKIYQLNGLHPSNSLAKLSKHRNRIVSIDWSLLPTKYSLDSSYSQLVSVGEDRLVIVWLLKVEAEKDSFSEKLVIVSSILNCIQSDCYPTFCRISPFQEFCSFAVSTTSGEVFFFTSKKNSGLENEKTSFSEAKQRDLYVFDQLKIGLSELPLTCLAWSNSSKFLACGGLENKGIILGVSIEDSNFKDENFDENSSETLSLQALSSINSQNAIMACDFSPKGNQIAFTDKDSFLYFTQISKKLEFLNSSLKWNGLPLINLKFVHENLLAAVGHDCIPVLFMQTNGCMWTHATTLNGAILPNYLDPVWQLNFDPIKHYTQNSVHKRPIMKVLVPNPSTLVCYGFDGKYSIWELESHE, from the coding sequence CTTGACTTTTTGTTCTTTTTAGATATTTCATTGGTATGTGAAaagagaaatattaaaatttatcaGCTTAATGGATTACATCCAAGCAACTCTCTGGCAAAGCTATCAAAGCATAGGAACAGAATAGTTTCAATAGACTGGTCCTTACTTCCTACAAAGTACTCGTTGGATTCTTCTTATAGCCAGCTAGTTTCAGTTGGAGAAGATCGTCTCGTTATCGTATGGCTTCTCAAAGTAGAGGCAGAAAAAGATAGTTTTTCTGAAAAGCTGGTGATTGTTTCTTCTATATTAAACTGTATCCAATCAGATTGTTACCCGACATTTTGTAGAATCTCCCCATTTCAAGAGTTCTGTAGTTTTGCAGTATCCACAACTTCTGGAGAAGTATTCTTCTTTActtctaaaaaaaattcaggCTTGGAAAACGAGAAAACTTCTTTCTCTGAAGCTAAACAGAGAGATTTGTATGTATTTGACCAACTTAAAATTGGACTTTCTGAGCTCCCTCTTACATGCTTAGCTTGGAGTAATAGCAGCAAGTTCCTTGCATGCGGTGGGCTTGAAAATAAGGGCATTATTCTTGGAGTCTCAATTGAAGATTCTAACTTCAAAGATGAAAATTTCGATGAAAACTCGTCAGAAACTCTTTCTCTTCAAGCCCTTTCATCAATTAATAGTCAAAACGCCATAATGGCTTGCGATTTCAGTCCCAAGGGAAACCAAATAGCTTTCACCGATAAGGATTCATTTCTTTACTTTACACAAATTAGtaaaaaattagaattcTTAAACTCTTCCCTTAAATGGAATGGATTGCCcctaattaatttaaaatttgtgCATGAAAATCTGTTGGCCGCCGTCGGACATGACTGCATACCGGTGTTATTCATGCAAACAAATGGTTGCATGTGGACACATGCAACCACGCTAAATGGCGCCATATTGCCAAATTATTTAGACCCAGTATGGCAATTGAATTTTGACCCAATAAAACATTATACTCAGAATTCAGTGCATAAGAGACCGATAATGAAGGTTTTGGTTCCAAACCCATCAACTTTGGTTTGTTATGGTTTTGACGGTAAATATTCTATATGGGAGTTGGAGTCCCATGAATAG
- a CDS encoding NAD kinase involved in polyphosphate metabolism encodes LIFPANYPNMTGADEFMYGDNTCRFSKTPQNILIIKRPKSPNSTILAVELSVSLTKVYDAVVYCEDEAISDMKAINPELELNSISQTKVDLGEMIDLAISLGGDGTLLWLSHLFQTSVPPVISIAMGSLGYMSLFHYSKANEIIDRIMRKQTFAVSLRSRLTLYIPQENGDTLQTSCLNECVFERGSRHCLASIDVYCSGSYFTRVFADGLILATPSGSTAYSMSAGGSIVHPKVSGILFTPICPHTLSFRPVILPGSTELLIHVPESSRDGVQVALDGRRVAELRIGQFAAVTMCSYPLPLVICPQVFDYRESLSPGLELRSKKIIDSTYTYQDILQSIREAKTMNSLGTDEHCIYSNDSQIFVCPCCRKPDSCFCGIEKDVNINQENDFKEKGLLYKEDYWLDCLNNYLDWNSQRAAQIPIDLQETVSGSKYSEFQSNLSKKSNGSSPRSLNNTDRKIAPPETLKFLEKVRVIWKHDNEFKHECLPDFNNSVTCLNSKIRYPSPLTAKTPDNLCSTTCRNKMENSISMQINATDFDSCNWSQKSNNTDSTAKSNKSKTPFFTPVKIPGVIILDRKL; translated from the coding sequence ttaaTCTTTCCAGCAAATTATCCCAATATGACAGGTGCTGACGAGTTTATGTATGGAGATAATACATGTAGGTTCTCAAAAACTCCTCAGAATATCCTAATAATTAAGAGACCAAAATCTCCAAATTCAACAATATTAGCAGTGGAACTATCTGTCTCTTTAACTAAAGTGTATGATGCTGTTGTATATTGCGAAGATGAAGCTATAAGTGACATGAAAGCTATAAATCCTGAGCTAGAACTAAATTCGATATCCCAAACTAAAGTTGATTTAGGTGAGATGATTGATCTTGCAATTTCACTGGGTGGGGATGGAACATTACTTTGGTTATCACACTTATTTCAAACATCAGTTCCTCCTGTAATAAGCATTGCAATGGGATCTCTTGGTTATATGTCCTTATTTCACTACTCCAAGgctaatgaaattattgatagAATTATGAGGAAACAGACTTTTGCAGTTTCCTTAAGATCAAGACTAACTCTTTATATTCCTCAAGAAAATGGAGATACACTACAAACTTCTTGTTTAAATGAGTGTGTGTTTGAAAGGGGAAGCAGACATTGTCTTGCCTCCATTGATGTCTATTGTTCTGGAAGCTACTTTACAAGAGTATTTGCCGATGGCTTAATTCTAGCAACACCCTCTGGATCTACGGCATATTCAATGTCAGCAGGTGGAAGTATTGTGCATCCCAAAGTTTCTGGAATACTCTTCACTCCTATTTGCCCACATACATTATCTTTTAGACCAGTAATACTACCAGGTTCAACAGAACTTTTGATTCATGTTCCAGAATCATCCAGAGATGGCGTCCAGGTTGCTTTGGATGGAAGAAGAGTTGCAGAACTAAGGATTGGTCAGTTTGCTGCAGTTACAATGTGTTCATACCCTCTTCCTTTGGTAATTTGTCCACAAGTTTTTGATTATAGAGAAAGCTTAAGTCCAGGATTAGAATTAAGaagtaaaaaaataattgactCCACCTACACTTATCAAGATATTCTTCAAAGTATACGAGAAGCAAAAACTATGAACTCTTTGGGAACTGATGAGCAttgtatttattcaaatgatAGTCAAATTTTTGTATGTCCATGCTGTAGAAAACCAGATAGTTGTTTTTGTGGGATTGAAAAAGatgttaatattaatcaagaaaatgattttaaagaaaaaggaCTTTTATACAAAGAGGACTATTGGTTGGattgtttaaataattatttggaCTGGAATTCTCAGAGAGCTGCTCAAATTCCTATAGACTTACAGGAAACTGTTTCTGGTAGCAAATACTCAGAGTTTCAGTCAAACCTAAGTAAAAAAAGCAATGGATCTAGTCCCAGAAGCCTTAATAATACAGATAGAAAGATTGCGCCTCCTGAGACTTTAAAGTTTCTTGAGAAAGTAAGAGTAATTTGGAAGCatgataatgaatttaagCACGAATGTCTACCTgactttaataattcagtGACATGTTTAAACTCAAAAATCAGGTATCCGTCACCTCTTACAGCAAAAACTCCAGATAACTTATGTTCAACTACTTGTAGAAACAAGATGGAAAATTCAATCTCCATGCAAATAAATGCAACAGATTTTGACTCGTGTAATTGGAGTCAAAAGAGTAATAATACGGATTCCACAGCCAAGTCTAATAAAAGTAAAACTCCCTTCTTTACTCCTGTAAAAATTCCAGGTGTAATAATCTTAGATCGTAAACTATAA